The following coding sequences are from one Liolophura sinensis isolate JHLJ2023 chromosome 12, CUHK_Ljap_v2, whole genome shotgun sequence window:
- the LOC135479600 gene encoding uncharacterized protein LOC135479600, which produces MSKPNTKTRTLTKEETDDYLAAFNAFKGDDNSLDSREFICILVALGVEGGEERAQTILRKINKNQDAKITKNEYLEAIKQPGINNSQIQRLKEVFDKFDHDNDGWASNTDVINKLPDLGLTEAEVKKQIEELDENRDGKIVFEDFLRVQLRIWQK; this is translated from the exons ATGTCTAAGCCCAACACCAAAACCAGGACGTTGACGAAGGAGGAAACCGACGATTACCTGGCTGCTTTTAATGCATTCAAAGGCGACGATAACTCGTTGGACAGCAGGGAGTTTATCTGCATCCTCGTCGCCTTGGGGGTTGAGGGGGGCGAAGAAAGGGCGCAG ACTATTCTGaggaaaatcaataaaaaccAAGATGCCAAGATTACGAAGAACGAATATCTGGAGGCCATAAAACAGCCAGGGATCAACAATTCGCA AATCCAGAGATTGAAGGAAGTATTCGACAAGTTCGATCACGACAACGACGGATGGGCTTCCAACACTGACGTCATCAACAAATTGCCAGACCTGGGGCTTACGGAAGCGGAAGTGAAGAAACAAATAGAGGAACTGGACGAAAACCGAGATGGGAAGATTGTCTTTGAAGATTTCTTGAGAGTGCAGTTAAGAATATGGCAAAAGTAA